A portion of the Segatella copri DSM 18205 genome contains these proteins:
- a CDS encoding shikimate kinase, translating to MKSIIIIGYMGAGKTTVGKALAKDLGVMFYDLDWYIESRMRKTVKQIFDEVGEEGFRKIEHNMLHEVAEFENVVVSCGGGTPCFFDNMDYMNQLGETFYLKASPETLHAHLKMGKGVRPLLLNKTPEEVDKFIHEQLKLREPYYEKAKHIIDINVMDNYDKINAIVQQIRDLLNI from the coding sequence ATGAAGTCAATCATCATCATAGGATACATGGGCGCCGGCAAGACAACGGTCGGCAAAGCCCTCGCCAAAGACCTTGGCGTTATGTTCTACGATCTCGACTGGTATATCGAGAGCCGAATGCGCAAGACCGTTAAACAGATCTTCGACGAAGTTGGAGAAGAGGGATTTCGCAAGATAGAGCACAATATGCTACACGAAGTGGCAGAGTTTGAAAATGTAGTGGTAAGTTGCGGAGGAGGAACACCATGTTTCTTCGACAATATGGACTACATGAACCAACTTGGCGAAACGTTTTACCTGAAGGCTTCTCCAGAAACCCTTCACGCTCATCTGAAGATGGGCAAAGGCGTACGCCCTCTACTGCTCAACAAAACACCGGAAGAGGTAGACAAGTTTATCCATGAGCAGCTGAAACTTCGCGAGCCTTACTACGAGAAGGCAAAACACATCATCGATATCAACGTGATGGACAATTATGATAAAATCAACGCTATTGTTCAGCAGATCAGAGACCTGCTGAACATATAG
- a CDS encoding CPBP family intramembrane glutamic endopeptidase encodes MAKINLKRGLTDIVLYLIIFIVVQIIVMYAGVGIWAGIKGEGYQATLLAISSGSNPILTALTSAFSNVITLVIFLKTKWTPLTRDYLLSKPWATLLWVALFTLGTIIPLEFIYEQIGIEMDENAEQILASLMKEPWGYVAIGVLAPFAEEVVFRGAILRTLLGLMSKKNHWVAIMISAAIFGLAHANVAQFVNALLLGLLLGWMYYRTKSLVPGILLHWVNNTMAYVLSNIMPQSDGKLIDLFHGDEKTMYYAVGFSLCIMIPSFIQLVIRLKKVKA; translated from the coding sequence ATGGCAAAGATTAATTTAAAGAGAGGTTTGACGGATATCGTCCTCTACCTTATTATATTTATAGTAGTACAGATTATCGTGATGTATGCTGGCGTAGGAATCTGGGCGGGCATTAAGGGCGAAGGTTACCAGGCAACGCTCCTGGCTATCAGTTCGGGCAGCAATCCTATCCTGACGGCGCTTACCTCAGCGTTCAGCAACGTTATCACCCTCGTCATCTTCCTGAAGACGAAGTGGACACCGCTGACCCGCGATTATCTGCTTTCCAAGCCTTGGGCAACGCTTCTCTGGGTGGCATTGTTCACTCTGGGAACCATCATTCCTCTGGAGTTCATATATGAGCAGATAGGCATCGAGATGGACGAGAATGCCGAGCAGATACTCGCATCGCTCATGAAGGAGCCTTGGGGCTATGTGGCTATCGGCGTTCTGGCGCCTTTTGCTGAGGAGGTTGTGTTCCGTGGAGCCATTCTCCGCACCCTGCTGGGTCTTATGAGCAAGAAGAACCATTGGGTAGCCATCATGATTTCGGCTGCCATCTTCGGTCTGGCTCACGCCAACGTAGCGCAGTTTGTCAATGCCCTCCTGCTGGGCTTACTCCTGGGTTGGATGTATTATCGCACCAAGAGTCTTGTTCCGGGCATCCTGCTCCACTGGGTGAATAATACGATGGCGTATGTCCTGTCCAATATCATGCCTCAGAGCGATGGCAAACTCATCGACCTCTTCCATGGCGATGAGAAAACCATGTATTATGCCGTAGGCTTCTCTCTCTGCATTATGATTCCAAGCTTTATACAGCTGGTTATCAGATTAAAGAAGGTGAAGGCTTAA
- the topA gene encoding type I DNA topoisomerase: MQENLVIVESPAKAKKIEEFLGKDYKVMSSYGHIRDLKKKELSINEKTMEPDYEIPEEKKKLVTELKTNAKKAKKIWLASDEDREGEAISWHLCEVLGLDEEKTNRIVFHEITKQAILDAIKNPRHLDMNLVNAQQARRVLDRLVGFKLSPILWRKVKPALSAGRVQSVAVRLIVEREREIQKFQSVPYYRVTAIFALISDSGNATEVKTELDQRFNTHEEVEAFLEKCKDAKFMVESVTKKPLKRSPAPPFTTSTLQQEAARKLGFTVVQTMMIAQKLYESGRITYMRTDSVNLSTLCSNASKEEIIREYGKEYSQTRAYHTSSKGAQEAHEAIRPTYMNEPTIEGTAQEKRLYELIWKRTIASQMADAQLEKTTININIGNTSEKFVATGEVVSFDGFLKVYLESTDDEEHAEDSSHILPALKEGDELQRREILATEKYSLAPARYTEASLVKKLEDLGIGRPSTYAPTISTIQQRQYVVKGDKTGEERTFTIDSLKGIKITQKLKKEMAGSEKGKLLPTDIGIVVNDFLMENFPNIMNYNFTADVEKKFDDIAEGKTEWTNWMKDFDKGFEPEVKEVLEARNQHKAGERNLGNDPKTGKPVFVKIGRFGPVVQIGSAEDKDKPQFAQLPSDKSIETITLEEALELFKLPRELGDYEGITVTVSSGRYGPYILHNRKYVSIPKEDDPLTITLDRAIELIKEKREAEEKRHLKVFDEDDKMEILNGKYGPYIAYDGKNYRIPKAKHESAEELTYEECMEIIKAAPEPKARGRKKS; encoded by the coding sequence ATGCAAGAGAATTTAGTAATCGTCGAGAGCCCTGCGAAGGCTAAAAAGATCGAAGAGTTTTTAGGTAAGGACTATAAGGTTATGTCTTCTTACGGTCATATCCGTGACCTGAAGAAGAAGGAACTTAGTATAAACGAGAAAACCATGGAACCTGATTATGAGATTCCAGAGGAAAAGAAAAAACTCGTTACAGAATTGAAAACGAATGCGAAGAAAGCCAAGAAAATCTGGTTAGCATCCGATGAGGACCGCGAGGGAGAAGCCATCAGCTGGCACCTTTGCGAAGTACTGGGATTGGATGAGGAGAAGACAAACCGTATTGTCTTCCACGAGATTACCAAACAGGCTATTCTTGACGCAATCAAGAACCCACGCCATCTGGACATGAACCTGGTGAATGCCCAGCAGGCACGTCGTGTACTCGACCGACTAGTAGGTTTCAAGCTTTCTCCTATCTTGTGGAGAAAGGTTAAGCCAGCCCTTTCTGCAGGTCGTGTACAGAGTGTTGCTGTCCGTCTGATAGTAGAACGTGAGCGTGAAATCCAGAAGTTCCAGAGTGTTCCATACTATCGCGTTACCGCTATTTTCGCCCTGATCAGCGACAGCGGCAATGCAACAGAGGTAAAGACAGAACTGGACCAGCGTTTCAATACCCACGAAGAGGTTGAAGCTTTCCTTGAGAAGTGTAAAGACGCTAAGTTTATGGTTGAATCTGTAACCAAAAAGCCTTTAAAGCGTTCTCCTGCACCACCTTTCACTACTTCTACTCTGCAACAGGAGGCAGCACGCAAGCTTGGTTTCACCGTTGTACAGACCATGATGATAGCCCAGAAACTTTACGAAAGCGGACGCATCACTTACATGCGAACCGATAGCGTAAACCTCTCTACGCTCTGTTCCAACGCCAGCAAAGAAGAGATTATCAGAGAATATGGCAAGGAATACAGCCAGACTCGTGCCTACCACACCAGTTCAAAGGGTGCACAGGAAGCGCACGAGGCTATCCGTCCTACATATATGAATGAACCAACCATCGAAGGAACCGCTCAGGAGAAGCGCCTTTACGAACTCATCTGGAAGCGTACCATCGCATCTCAGATGGCTGACGCACAACTCGAAAAGACAACCATCAACATCAATATCGGCAACACAAGCGAAAAGTTTGTTGCTACCGGCGAGGTTGTTTCATTCGATGGTTTCCTCAAGGTTTATCTTGAGTCAACCGACGATGAAGAGCATGCTGAGGATTCTTCCCACATTCTTCCAGCCCTGAAAGAAGGCGATGAATTGCAGCGCAGAGAAATCCTTGCTACAGAGAAGTATTCTCTGGCTCCTGCAAGATACACAGAGGCCAGTCTGGTGAAGAAACTGGAAGATCTCGGCATCGGCCGTCCATCTACCTATGCTCCAACTATCAGTACCATCCAGCAGCGTCAATACGTGGTAAAGGGTGACAAGACGGGCGAAGAGCGCACATTTACCATAGATTCCCTGAAGGGCATCAAGATAACCCAGAAGTTGAAGAAAGAGATGGCAGGCTCTGAAAAGGGTAAGCTTCTGCCTACTGATATCGGCATCGTAGTAAACGATTTCCTGATGGAGAACTTCCCGAACATCATGAACTACAACTTTACGGCAGACGTAGAGAAGAAGTTTGATGATATTGCAGAAGGAAAGACCGAATGGACCAACTGGATGAAGGATTTCGACAAGGGCTTTGAGCCTGAAGTGAAGGAAGTTCTGGAAGCACGCAACCAGCACAAAGCCGGCGAGCGCAATCTCGGAAATGATCCAAAGACAGGAAAGCCAGTATTCGTCAAGATTGGCCGTTTTGGACCAGTGGTACAGATTGGTTCTGCTGAGGATAAGGACAAGCCTCAGTTTGCCCAGTTGCCATCAGACAAGAGCATAGAAACCATCACCCTGGAAGAAGCTTTGGAACTCTTCAAGCTGCCAAGAGAACTCGGTGATTATGAAGGCATTACTGTAACAGTTAGCTCTGGTCGCTACGGCCCTTACATCCTCCATAACCGCAAGTATGTTTCTATTCCTAAGGAGGATGATCCGCTGACCATCACCCTGGATAGAGCCATCGAACTGATCAAGGAAAAGCGCGAAGCCGAAGAGAAGCGCCATCTCAAAGTTTTCGATGAGGACGATAAGATGGAAATTCTCAATGGCAAGTATGGTCCATACATTGCTTACGACGGCAAGAATTACCGCATTCCAAAGGCAAAACATGAGAGTGCAGAGGAGCTTACATACGAGGAGTGTATGGAAATTATCAAAGCTGCTCCAGAACCAAAGGCTAGAGGCAGAAAGAAATCATAA
- a CDS encoding bifunctional riboflavin kinase/FAD synthetase, whose amino-acid sequence MNTIHYNDIVQLPPCVATIGFFDGVHRGHQFLIHQLVETARKDGLQSTVITFDAHPRKVLLADYQPEMLSTLDSKLLLLSKTEVDNAVVLHFDKAMAAMSAREFMQQVLHDHLNVRKLFIGYDHRFGHNREETFEDYVRYGKEMGIEVIRNEAFQIDGINISSSVIRSFLKEGEVEMAARSLGFPYTLIGKVVNGFHEGRKLGFPTANLDISHFGQLIPAPGVYAVRVRLENMVEWKRGMMNVGNRPTFNGRQLTLETHIFNFEGDIYDQLLLVSFVKRIRGEQKFDSPEELAAQLKEDEQTVLDLFEKEAE is encoded by the coding sequence ATGAATACAATACATTATAATGATATCGTGCAGTTGCCGCCTTGTGTGGCAACCATCGGTTTCTTCGATGGGGTGCATCGGGGACATCAGTTCCTGATTCATCAACTCGTAGAGACGGCACGAAAGGATGGCTTGCAATCTACCGTCATCACCTTTGATGCGCATCCCCGCAAGGTATTGCTGGCGGATTACCAGCCAGAGATGCTGAGTACGCTTGATTCCAAACTGCTGCTGCTTTCGAAGACGGAAGTGGATAATGCTGTGGTGCTGCATTTCGACAAGGCGATGGCTGCCATGTCGGCAAGAGAGTTCATGCAGCAGGTGCTCCACGACCATCTCAACGTAAGGAAACTCTTCATCGGCTACGACCATCGCTTCGGTCATAACCGCGAGGAGACTTTCGAAGATTACGTGCGCTACGGCAAGGAGATGGGCATCGAGGTAATCAGGAACGAAGCCTTCCAGATAGATGGCATCAACATCTCTTCTTCCGTAATCCGCTCATTCCTGAAAGAGGGAGAAGTGGAGATGGCAGCCCGGAGCCTCGGTTTCCCTTACACCCTCATCGGAAAGGTGGTGAACGGATTCCATGAAGGCAGAAAACTCGGCTTCCCTACAGCCAATCTCGACATCTCTCACTTCGGACAGCTGATTCCTGCCCCTGGTGTCTATGCCGTAAGGGTAAGACTGGAGAATATGGTGGAATGGAAACGGGGAATGATGAATGTGGGCAATCGCCCAACCTTCAATGGCAGACAACTGACGCTAGAGACGCACATCTTCAATTTCGAAGGCGATATTTATGACCAGCTCTTGCTCGTAAGCTTCGTGAAGCGAATAAGGGGCGAACAGAAGTTTGACAGTCCCGAGGAGTTGGCGGCGCAGCTGAAAGAGGATGAGCAGACCGTGCTGGATCTCTTTGAAAAGGAAGCGGAATGA
- a CDS encoding calcium-translocating P-type ATPase, PMCA-type, protein MNIDKNKRIGLTDEQVRQSREQHGKNVLTPPQRTSLWKLYLDKYRDPIIQILLVAAFVSLILAFIEKNFMETIGIFVAVFLATTVGFYFERDAAKKFNLLTALSEEQPVKVRRNGKVMEIPRHDVVVGDVVLVEVGDEVPADGELIVCNDLQINESALTGEPVAEKSLEGGGDGAYPRNVILRSTMVMNGRGEFVVTAVGDATEIGKVAKKSTEQTSVETPLHMQLDKLAKRISKVGSVVSVTAFFIFLIHDILTNPAWGGKDYFYMAEIVLKYFMMAVTLIVMAVPEGLPMAITLSLALNMRRMLKSNNLVRKLHACETMGAVTVICTDKTGTLTQNKMQVSALELKQGDETLLDTAIALNSTAELNDGKPIGNPTESALLLWLDAQGKDYEELRKQVNVLKQLPFSTERKMMATLAEVDGETYLFVKGAPEIVMKKCIIEDRMQRQSAEELDEWQHKAMRTLAFAYKKIEASIMRTSRTSTAEVVALLDANDLQLQAIAAIADPIRPDVPAAVQECRHAGIEVKVVTGDTAATALEIGKQIGVFEDEPENIGADGSLTSLDQQMITGEQWEALSDEEAYERAKDIRVMSRARPTDKQRLVAMLQKRGEVVAVTGDGTNDAPALHYAHVGLSLGSGTSVAKEASDMTLLDDSFKSIANAVMWGRSLYRNLQRFLFFQLVVNVAALLLVLGGSVIGTEMPLTVTQILWVNLIMDTFAALALASLPPSHEVMKDKPRKASDFIINKSIGFGILFCGIVFFLVMFALLVYCERRGKGGVDVHELTMFFTTFVMIQFWNLFNAKALMSHHTAFRHFLKDKGMILVLVLVLVGQWIIVTFGGEMFRTTPLSLHEWLLIIGSTSVVLWAGELWRTFKRMIAKRR, encoded by the coding sequence ATGAACATAGACAAAAATAAAAGAATCGGTCTTACCGATGAACAAGTTAGACAGAGTAGGGAACAGCATGGCAAGAACGTACTAACCCCTCCTCAACGTACTTCATTATGGAAATTGTATTTGGATAAATATCGCGACCCGATTATCCAGATACTTCTTGTGGCGGCTTTCGTATCCCTCATCCTTGCTTTTATCGAAAAGAATTTCATGGAGACCATCGGTATCTTCGTGGCAGTTTTCCTTGCTACTACCGTGGGCTTCTACTTTGAGCGCGATGCTGCCAAGAAGTTTAATCTGCTTACGGCGCTCAGCGAAGAGCAGCCGGTAAAGGTGCGCCGCAATGGTAAGGTGATGGAGATTCCGCGCCACGATGTGGTGGTGGGAGATGTAGTGCTCGTGGAAGTGGGCGACGAGGTGCCTGCTGATGGCGAACTCATCGTCTGCAACGACCTGCAGATTAACGAATCTGCCCTTACGGGCGAACCTGTTGCCGAGAAATCTCTGGAAGGTGGTGGAGATGGAGCCTATCCTCGCAACGTCATCCTCCGTTCTACCATGGTGATGAATGGCAGGGGTGAGTTCGTGGTTACTGCCGTGGGCGATGCTACCGAGATTGGTAAGGTGGCGAAGAAATCTACCGAACAGACTTCGGTGGAGACACCGCTTCACATGCAGCTCGATAAGTTGGCGAAGAGGATTTCCAAGGTAGGCTCCGTGGTATCTGTGACAGCCTTCTTCATCTTCCTGATTCACGATATCCTCACCAATCCGGCATGGGGCGGCAAGGATTATTTCTATATGGCAGAAATTGTGCTGAAATACTTCATGATGGCTGTTACCCTGATTGTTATGGCGGTGCCTGAGGGATTGCCGATGGCGATTACCCTTTCCTTGGCGCTCAACATGCGAAGAATGCTGAAGTCGAACAATCTGGTGCGCAAGCTCCATGCCTGCGAAACCATGGGTGCCGTTACCGTGATCTGTACCGATAAGACCGGTACGCTTACCCAGAACAAGATGCAGGTGAGCGCCCTGGAACTCAAGCAGGGTGATGAGACGCTGCTCGATACTGCCATCGCCCTTAACTCTACAGCCGAGTTGAATGACGGCAAACCTATCGGAAACCCTACCGAGTCGGCTCTCCTGCTCTGGCTCGATGCCCAGGGCAAGGATTATGAAGAACTCCGCAAGCAGGTGAATGTGCTCAAGCAGTTGCCTTTCTCTACTGAGAGAAAGATGATGGCAACCTTGGCAGAAGTTGATGGCGAGACCTATCTCTTCGTGAAGGGTGCGCCTGAAATCGTGATGAAGAAATGCATCATCGAAGATAGAATGCAGAGACAGTCAGCCGAAGAACTCGATGAGTGGCAGCATAAGGCTATGAGAACCCTGGCGTTCGCCTATAAGAAGATAGAAGCTTCTATCATGAGAACTTCCAGAACCTCTACTGCCGAAGTGGTAGCACTTCTCGATGCCAACGATCTTCAGTTGCAGGCCATTGCAGCCATTGCCGATCCTATTCGTCCGGATGTTCCTGCTGCCGTGCAGGAGTGCCGCCATGCGGGTATCGAGGTGAAGGTGGTTACGGGTGATACGGCTGCCACCGCCTTGGAGATAGGCAAGCAGATAGGTGTCTTCGAAGATGAACCTGAGAATATCGGAGCAGATGGCTCTCTGACCTCGCTCGACCAGCAGATGATTACGGGTGAACAGTGGGAGGCTCTTTCTGACGAAGAGGCTTACGAGCGGGCAAAGGATATCCGTGTGATGAGCCGTGCCCGTCCTACCGATAAGCAGCGACTGGTGGCCATGCTCCAGAAGCGTGGCGAGGTGGTTGCCGTAACAGGCGATGGTACCAACGATGCTCCGGCGCTTCACTATGCTCACGTGGGCTTGTCGCTGGGTTCGGGAACTTCCGTGGCTAAGGAGGCTTCGGATATGACCCTGCTCGATGATTCGTTCAAGTCTATCGCCAACGCCGTGATGTGGGGACGCTCGCTCTATCGCAACCTGCAGCGCTTCCTCTTCTTCCAGTTGGTAGTAAACGTGGCAGCCCTCCTGCTGGTGCTTGGCGGCTCAGTCATCGGAACTGAAATGCCGTTGACGGTAACCCAGATTCTTTGGGTGAACCTTATCATGGATACCTTCGCAGCCTTGGCACTTGCCTCATTGCCTCCATCTCACGAGGTAATGAAGGATAAACCACGCAAGGCATCCGATTTCATCATCAACAAGAGCATCGGTTTCGGCATTCTGTTCTGCGGCATCGTCTTCTTCCTCGTGATGTTTGCCCTGCTGGTTTACTGCGAGCGCAGAGGCAAGGGTGGAGTAGATGTGCATGAACTGACCATGTTCTTCACCACCTTCGTGATGATTCAGTTCTGGAACCTCTTCAATGCCAAGGCGCTGATGAGCCATCACACAGCCTTCCGCCATTTCCTGAAGGATAAGGGAATGATTCTGGTGCTTGTACTGGTATTGGTGGGTCAGTGGATTATTGTAACCTTTGGTGGCGAAATGTTCCGCACCACACCATTGTCGCTCCACGAGTGGCTGCTCATCATCGGCTCAACCTCCGTTGTACTTTGGGCGGGCGAGCTGTGGAGAACTTTTAAGAGAATGATAGCAAAGAGAAGATAA
- the argB gene encoding acetylglutamate kinase: protein MEKVTVVKVGGAIVEDSEQLAQLLKDFAAIPGKKVLVHGGGRRATKVAAALGIESKMVNGRRITDADMLEVVTMVYGGLVNKNLVAKLQANGVNALGLTGADMDVIHSHKRPLKDGIDFGFVGDVERANGKMLQTLINEGITPVMAPLTHDGKGNILNTNADTIASETAKALAPYYDVTLIYSFEKKGVLSNPEDDDSVIPVITHADFERYKADGTVAGGMIPKLENALAAIDAGVKEVIITLATAIDGKHGTVIK from the coding sequence ATGGAAAAAGTAACAGTAGTAAAGGTAGGCGGTGCCATCGTTGAAGACAGCGAGCAGCTGGCACAGCTCTTGAAGGATTTCGCAGCCATTCCTGGCAAGAAAGTATTGGTACATGGCGGTGGCCGCCGTGCCACTAAAGTAGCCGCAGCCCTCGGCATCGAGAGCAAGATGGTGAACGGCCGCCGTATCACCGATGCAGACATGCTGGAAGTGGTAACAATGGTTTATGGCGGTCTGGTCAACAAGAACCTGGTTGCCAAGCTCCAGGCTAACGGTGTGAATGCCCTCGGTCTGACCGGTGCTGATATGGACGTAATCCACAGTCACAAGCGTCCGTTGAAGGATGGTATCGACTTCGGATTCGTGGGCGATGTAGAGCGTGCCAACGGCAAGATGCTCCAAACCCTGATTAATGAAGGTATTACTCCAGTGATGGCTCCATTGACCCATGACGGCAAGGGCAATATCCTCAACACCAATGCCGACACCATAGCCAGCGAGACTGCCAAGGCTCTGGCGCCTTACTACGATGTGACATTGATATATAGTTTTGAAAAGAAAGGCGTGCTCAGTAATCCTGAGGATGATGACAGCGTGATTCCAGTGATTACCCATGCCGATTTTGAGAGATATAAAGCAGATGGTACCGTGGCAGGCGGCATGATTCCTAAGTTGGAGAATGCCCTTGCAGCCATCGATGCTGGTGTGAAAGAGGTGATTATCACCCTTGCTACCGCCATCGACGGAAAGCACGGAACGGTGATTAAGTGA
- the speA gene encoding biosynthetic arginine decarboxylase: MKKWTIEDSKELYNICGWGTSYFGINDKGDVYVTPCKDNTQIDLRDIMDELALRDINAPVLLRFPDILDNRIEKTASCFQKAKEEYGYKGENFVIYPIKVNQMQPVVEEIISHGKKFNLGLEVGSKPELHAVIAVQAQSDSLIICNGYKDESYIELALLAQKMGKRIFIVVEKLNELDIIEKVAKKLNVKPNIGIRIKLASSGSGKWAESGGDASKFGLTSAELLTALKKIDEMGFHDCLRLIHFHIGSQITKIRRIQTALREAAQFYISLHKMGYNVDFVDCGGGLGVDYDGTRSSSSESSVNYSIQEYVNDCVYTFVDAASKNNIEHPNLITESGRSLSAHHSVLVIDVLETASLPEMPEEFEAKETDHQLVKDLYEIWDNLNPRNMLEDWHDAEQIREEALQLFSHGIVDLKTRAEIEAMYWSVCHEINNLAKHMKHVPEELRGLDKILADKYFCNFSLFQSLPDSWAIDQLFPIMPIQRLNERPTRNATLQDITCDSDGKIANFVTDGHIGNVLPLHPLKKNEPYYLGVFLVGAYQEILGDMHNLFGDTNAAHISVKDGKYCIDQIFDGETVEEVLDYVQYNPKKLVRQLEQWVTKSVKEGKISLDEGKEFLGTYRNGLFGYTYLQ, from the coding sequence ATGAAGAAATGGACTATTGAAGACTCGAAGGAGCTCTACAACATCTGTGGTTGGGGTACTTCTTACTTTGGCATCAACGACAAGGGTGATGTCTATGTAACTCCATGCAAGGACAACACGCAGATAGACCTGCGCGACATCATGGACGAGTTGGCATTACGCGACATCAACGCTCCCGTACTGCTCCGTTTCCCAGACATCCTCGACAACCGCATCGAGAAGACAGCCAGCTGTTTTCAAAAGGCAAAGGAAGAGTATGGATACAAGGGAGAAAACTTTGTCATCTATCCTATTAAGGTGAACCAGATGCAGCCGGTCGTTGAGGAGATTATCTCTCACGGCAAGAAGTTCAACCTCGGACTGGAGGTTGGCTCTAAGCCTGAACTCCACGCCGTCATCGCCGTACAGGCACAGAGCGACTCGCTCATCATCTGCAACGGCTACAAAGACGAGAGCTACATCGAACTTGCCTTGCTGGCTCAGAAGATGGGCAAGCGCATCTTTATCGTAGTAGAAAAGCTCAATGAGCTGGACATCATCGAAAAGGTAGCCAAAAAGCTCAACGTAAAGCCAAACATCGGTATCCGCATCAAACTGGCTTCTTCAGGTTCAGGTAAATGGGCTGAAAGCGGCGGCGATGCATCTAAGTTCGGCTTGACCAGCGCAGAACTGCTCACAGCCCTCAAGAAGATAGACGAGATGGGATTCCACGACTGTCTGCGCCTTATCCACTTCCATATCGGAAGTCAGATTACCAAGATTCGCCGCATTCAGACAGCTCTCCGTGAGGCAGCCCAGTTCTATATTAGCCTCCACAAGATGGGCTACAATGTAGATTTCGTAGATTGCGGTGGCGGACTCGGTGTAGATTACGACGGCACCCGCTCTTCAAGCAGCGAGAGCTCCGTAAACTACTCTATCCAGGAGTATGTAAACGACTGTGTCTATACATTCGTAGATGCAGCCAGCAAGAACAATATCGAGCACCCTAACCTCATCACCGAGAGCGGCCGTTCGCTCTCTGCCCATCATTCTGTCCTGGTCATCGATGTCTTGGAAACCGCTTCCCTGCCAGAGATGCCTGAGGAGTTTGAGGCGAAGGAGACCGACCACCAGCTGGTGAAGGATCTTTATGAGATATGGGACAACCTGAATCCTCGCAATATGCTGGAAGACTGGCATGATGCCGAGCAGATTCGCGAAGAGGCCTTGCAGCTCTTCTCTCACGGCATCGTAGATCTGAAGACCCGTGCAGAGATTGAGGCAATGTACTGGAGCGTGTGCCACGAGATCAACAATCTTGCTAAGCACATGAAGCATGTACCTGAGGAGCTCAGAGGATTGGATAAGATTCTTGCCGACAAGTATTTCTGCAACTTCTCTCTGTTCCAGAGCCTACCAGACAGTTGGGCTATCGACCAGCTCTTCCCTATCATGCCTATCCAGCGTCTGAACGAGCGTCCTACCCGCAACGCTACCTTGCAGGACATCACCTGCGACAGCGACGGAAAGATTGCCAACTTCGTTACCGACGGACATATCGGCAACGTTCTTCCTCTTCATCCATTGAAGAAGAACGAGCCATATTATCTCGGTGTATTCCTCGTTGGTGCCTACCAGGAGATTCTGGGCGACATGCACAATCTCTTCGGCGACACCAATGCTGCCCACATTTCTGTAAAGGACGGCAAATATTGCATCGACCAGATTTTCGACGGCGAGACTGTAGAGGAGGTATTGGATTACGTACAGTACAATCCGAAGAAGCTCGTCCGCCAGTTGGAGCAGTGGGTAACCAAGAGTGTGAAAGAAGGCAAGATTTCGCTCGATGAGGGCAAGGAATTCCTGGGCACCTATCGCAATGGTCTCTTCGGATACACATATCTTCAGTAA
- a CDS encoding RNA polymerase sigma factor yields the protein MKEISFQNDVLPLKNKLFRLALRITLNREEAEDVVQDTLIKVWNARDRWQELDSIEAYSLTIARNLSLDRIKKMENQNDSLEEQNTERLDENTSTPSERMIQKDKLNIVKNIIDELPEKQRSCLQLRDIEGKSYKEIADILSITEDQVKVNIFRARQTVKQRFQQFDRYGL from the coding sequence ATGAAAGAAATCAGTTTCCAGAACGATGTTTTGCCGCTGAAGAACAAACTCTTCAGGCTGGCTCTTCGCATTACTCTCAACCGGGAGGAAGCGGAAGACGTTGTGCAGGATACGCTGATTAAAGTCTGGAACGCCCGCGACAGATGGCAGGAGCTTGACTCCATCGAGGCATACAGTCTCACCATCGCTCGCAACCTTTCGCTCGACCGCATCAAGAAGATGGAAAATCAGAATGATTCGCTGGAAGAGCAGAATACAGAAAGGTTAGACGAAAACACTTCTACCCCCTCAGAAAGGATGATTCAGAAAGACAAACTGAACATCGTAAAGAATATTATCGACGAGTTGCCTGAAAAGCAGCGCAGCTGTCTGCAGCTTCGAGACATCGAAGGAAAGTCCTACAAGGAAATAGCAGACATCCTCAGCATCACGGAAGACCAGGTCAAGGTGAACATCTTCAGGGCTCGTCAAACAGTCAAACAAAGATTTCAACAATTCGACAGATATGGATTATAA